In uncultured Ilyobacter sp., a genomic segment contains:
- a CDS encoding HAD-IIIA family hydrolase → MRKCVFLDRDGNINIEKDYLYKVEDFEFEPGALEAIKIFKELGYLVVVVTNQSGVARGYYTEEDVQNLHSFLQKKSWKLGEE, encoded by the coding sequence ATGAGAAAGTGTGTTTTTTTGGATAGAGACGGAAATATCAATATAGAAAAAGATTACCTTTACAAAGTAGAGGACTTTGAATTTGAACCTGGGGCTTTAGAAGCTATAAAAATATTCAAGGAACTTGGATATCTGGTGGTAGTTGTAACCAACCAGTCTGGAGTGGCAAGAGGATATTATACAGAAGAGGATGTTCAAAATCTTCACAGTTTCCTCCAAAAAAAATCATGGAAGCTGGGGGAGGAGTAG